ACAGGGTATGCACATGGTGCGGCAATGATGCTGCGCAGCGAGTGTATTGATAAAGCAGGCTTAATGGCTGACCACTTTTTTTTATATTATGAAGAACTGGACTGGTGCGACCGTATAAAACGGGCGGGCTACGAAATTTGCTTGAATACGCAAGCGCTAATCTATCACAAGGAGTCGGTATCAGTAGGGCGGGTGAGCGCGCTTAAGGAGTACTTTATGAACCGCAACCGCATACTATTTATAAGGCGTAATGCGCCGTTTACGGCGCGGATTGTTTTCTATGTTTTCTTTTTGCTGGTAGTAACGCCCCGTAACATCATCAGGTACATCAAAATCGGCCATGCCGATTTTATTAAATGGCTTTTTAAGGCAATTTGGTGGAATATTACGCAAAGTAAAAACAGTACTTATTTAGGTTATCCTTTAAAATAATATATGATAGTTGCTTTTTGGCTAAGCCTGTTTATAGTTTTTTATGCCTTTGTAGGCTATGGCATTGTATTGTTTGTGTTGATAAAAATTAAACGCGTACTCAAAGGCAAGCCTGTTTTGCCCGATGCCGTTAACCTGCCAACCTGCACACTGGTAATTGCCGCCTATAACGAAGAGCGTTTTATTGCCGAAAAAATACAGAATAGCTTGGAGCTGAACTATCCGGAAGGTAAACTGATGTTTATTTTTGTAACCGATGGCTCTACGGATAATACAGCGGCTATCGTTTCAACTTTTCCGCAGGTTAAGTTGATGCATAAGGATGGCCGCAGTGGCAAGATAGCTGCCGTGCACCGCGCCATGACTGAAGTAACCACAGAGGTAGTGGTATTTACCGATGCCAATACTTTTTTAAATAAAGATGCCATTATAAATATATGCCGCCATTATTCCGATAAAAAAGTAGGCGCTGTGGCCGGTGAAAAACGTGTGCATATTGATGAAACCGCAGATGCCACCGCCGGCGAAGGCTTTTACTGGAAATATGAGTCGAAGCTTAAAACCTGGGATTCCGAACTGTATTCGGTAGTGGGCGCAGCCGGGGAACTGTTCAGTATACGCCGCGAGTTGTATGTGCCCGTACAGCCTGATACCATTTTGGATGATTTCATGATTTCTCTATTGGTTACTATTGACGGCTACCGGGTTATTTACGAACCGGATGCCTATGCTACCGAAACGGCATCGCAAAACGTAGGGGAGGAGCTTAAACGCAAGATCAGGATAGCTGCGGGCGGCATACAATCAATACTCCGCTTAAAGCCATTATTAAACCCCTTCCGCAATTTTGTGTTGAGCTTTCAGTACATCAGCCACCGGGTATTGCGGTGGACGGTAGTACCCTTTTTAATGGTGCTGGCCCTGTTGCTTAATATTATTATTGTTGCCAACGGAGTATATGGCATTTACCTGTTATTGCTGATAGCACAACTGGGCTTTTACGGCATGGCCTTATCAGGCTTGATACTGGAAGCGAGGGAAATAAAGGTTAAGATATTTTTTATTCCATACTACTTTTGCATGATGAATTACGCCGTAGTACGTGGTATATTCCGCTATTCGGCAGGCAAGCAAAGCGCCATATGGGAGAAGGCGAAAAGGCAGTAGTTTTGGGGATTGGCGGTTAGTGATTCAGTGATTAGTGTAGTAATTGAAATCAACAGAGAAATGCTAAACACTTATAATTTATATTAACCTCACCATAACCAATCTCTAGTAACCAACCACTAATCACTTTAAAAACAATGTCCTTAAAAGATAAAATAAAAAATAACCCCAGGCTGAAAAAACTGGTACACTGGATGCTGATACCGACCGGTGAAGCGCGGCCGCGCCTTTGGGTAAAGTGGTTTGTAAACCCCTTTATCCACAAAAGGGGTAAGGGCTCAAAGGTGCGTAGCCGTACCCGTATGGATGTGCTGCCATTCAATCAGTTTCAGTTGGGCGCTAACTCAACTATTGAGGATTTCTGTACAATTAATAATGGTGTTGGCGATGTATCAATCGGCGAAAATTCGCTGATAGGTATGGGTAATGTGATAATAGGGCCGGTAAGTATCGGCAATAACGTAATATTCGCGCAAAATATAGTAGTCAGTGGCTTAAACCACGAATATCGCGACGTCAATCAGCCCATACAAGCTCAGAAAATATTGGTAGCGCCGATAGTGGTTGAGGATGATTGCTGGATAGCCGCCAACTCCGTTATAACATCAGGCGTTACCATCGGCAAGCATAGCGTTATAGCTGCAGGTGCCGTAGTTACCAAGGATATCCCGCCGTACTCCGTAGCCGTGGGCAACCCCGCCCGAATAATCAAACGTTATGATTTTGAATTAAAGGATTGGGTTAGGGTATAAGCATAGTTCTACCTATCCTGAATTTCTTTTGAGCGATCAAAAAGAAACAAAAATCGCCGGCTTTTTAATTCTCTATGAAAGTTATTGCTACCACTTTCTACCCGAAAATTAAGAGGCCGGAATTATAGGTTATGAGAGTTTTATACTTTTTTCAACTAAATAGATAGGAGCGGCGGCCTGCCGGAAAACCGGGCCAAGGCATATGGCCTGTGCGGCTGAAGGTTTTTTCCGGCTTGACGTTATTCACACTACCGTTAATTTTTAAGGTGTTCATGAGATCGCTACGCTAAGTATGGTTACTTTGTGTCTAGACGAAGTAACTGGCCTCTGCGGCCAAGAGCAGGTCAAAGTTAATACGAGCAAAATCTTTCATAGTGATTTTGAAAGAACAGTTCAATACCCGCCCCATTTTTAAGTGACCAAAAAAACTTGAAAAAGGTCACACTTGTTCTTTTTGCAGCAAAGCTGGTATGGTTTTCAAAATCACACGGGCATCATTCCATAAGCTGTGGTGCTCCGCGTAATAGTTGTCAAGCATCAGGCGTTCTTCTTCGCTCATTTCGGCTTTGCCACGTTTTTCTACCTGCCACAGGCCGGTAATACCCGCCGGGGCGGCAAATCGCAAGGCATATTTGTCAGTGGTCAGCTTTTCTGCTTCGTATAATGGCAGCGGGCGGTTACCTACAATGCTCATGTCGCCTTTAATAACGTTCCATAACTGCGGTAATTCGTCAATACTGGTGTTACGTATAAAATTGCCTATCTTGGTAATACGTGGGTCATTCTTGATCTTAAAGAAGGCCGAATCGCCACCTTCGCGTTTTGAGCTGATGTACTGTTTTTCGCACCAGGTAACCTTATCAGCATGCAGCGGGAACTGGCATTTACCATATTGGGTACACTCAGCACACAAGTAATTGGTATTGTCGCTTGCTGACTTTTCCTGCTTGCTTTGCGCGTCAATAGTATATTGGTTAAGATGCTTCAAGTCCTTTATACGTTGATCCGCATTTACATACATCGAGCGGAACTTGTAGAACTTAAACACATTGTAACCGGTACCCACACGCAGCGAATAATAAAACGCCGGCCCGCGCGACTCCAGTTTGATAGCCAGGTAAATAATCAGGAATAGGGGAGACAGTATCAGCAACACACCGCCGGCAAAAACAATATCGAATATGCGCTTGCCAATCGGAATTTTTTTTGGCGAAGGAACTTTTTTAACCAGATTGGTTTTAAGTTTGCTCCATTGTGTAAGCGTGAAATTAATGCGCGATTCAACATTCTCAGCAACCAGCGGCTGCCAGAAAACATCAACCACGCCCGACTCAAGGGCCAGTTTGCGCAGGTTAGCGCTCAGGTGGTTTACCACCAGAAAAAACGGCGGGGCATCCGTACGCGTCTTTTTAATAGTTTCGATAAGTTGTACGCCACCCGGAGCCAGAATCTCGCTTTTCGAAATTACTGCGGCAATGCTGGTTCCTTTTTCAAGGGCATCGGTAAGTTCCTCGTTATCGTTATAGCAAATTACATCTTTTA
This Mucilaginibacter defluvii DNA region includes the following protein-coding sequences:
- a CDS encoding glycosyltransferase family 2 protein, whose amino-acid sequence is MIVAFWLSLFIVFYAFVGYGIVLFVLIKIKRVLKGKPVLPDAVNLPTCTLVIAAYNEERFIAEKIQNSLELNYPEGKLMFIFVTDGSTDNTAAIVSTFPQVKLMHKDGRSGKIAAVHRAMTEVTTEVVVFTDANTFLNKDAIINICRHYSDKKVGAVAGEKRVHIDETADATAGEGFYWKYESKLKTWDSELYSVVGAAGELFSIRRELYVPVQPDTILDDFMISLLVTIDGYRVIYEPDAYATETASQNVGEELKRKIRIAAGGIQSILRLKPLLNPFRNFVLSFQYISHRVLRWTVVPFLMVLALLLNIIIVANGVYGIYLLLLIAQLGFYGMALSGLILEAREIKVKIFFIPYYFCMMNYAVVRGIFRYSAGKQSAIWEKAKRQ
- a CDS encoding acyltransferase; the protein is MSLKDKIKNNPRLKKLVHWMLIPTGEARPRLWVKWFVNPFIHKRGKGSKVRSRTRMDVLPFNQFQLGANSTIEDFCTINNGVGDVSIGENSLIGMGNVIIGPVSIGNNVIFAQNIVVSGLNHEYRDVNQPIQAQKILVAPIVVEDDCWIAANSVITSGVTIGKHSVIAAGAVVTKDIPPYSVAVGNPARIIKRYDFELKDWVRV
- a CDS encoding sugar transferase codes for the protein MSDTNGSIIALVNCDNNLVDFFKGMSLPVKDVICYNDNEELTDALEKGTSIAAVISKSEILAPGGVQLIETIKKTRTDAPPFFLVVNHLSANLRKLALESGVVDVFWQPLVAENVESRINFTLTQWSKLKTNLVKKVPSPKKIPIGKRIFDIVFAGGVLLILSPLFLIIYLAIKLESRGPAFYYSLRVGTGYNVFKFYKFRSMYVNADQRIKDLKHLNQYTIDAQSKQEKSASDNTNYLCAECTQYGKCQFPLHADKVTWCEKQYISSKREGGDSAFFKIKNDPRITKIGNFIRNTSIDELPQLWNVIKGDMSIVGNRPLPLYEAEKLTTDKYALRFAAPAGITGLWQVEKRGKAEMSEEERLMLDNYYAEHHSLWNDARVILKTIPALLQKEQV